The following coding sequences lie in one Gymnogyps californianus isolate 813 chromosome 18, ASM1813914v2, whole genome shotgun sequence genomic window:
- the BRD3OS gene encoding putative uncharacterized protein BRD3OS, whose translation MTDKVMNGRVPLPEKALSEGYARLRYRDTSLLIWQQQQQKLESAPPNTYLSRSRSMWYSQYGNEAILVRDKNKLDVSRDTGQSKFCAIM comes from the coding sequence ATGACTGACAAAGTGATGAATGGGAGGGTGCCCCTGCCTGAAAAAGCCTTGTCCGAGGGCTACGCCCGGCTGCGGTACAGGGACACCTCTCTGCTcatctggcagcagcagcagcagaaactggAGTCGGCCCCCCCCAACACTTACCTGAGCCGGAGTCGGAGTATGTGGTACTCGCAGTACGGCAATGAAGCCATCCTGGTGCGGGACAAAAACAAGCTGGATGTCTCCAGGGACACGGGGCAATCTAAGTTTTGTGCTATTATGTAA